Proteins from a genomic interval of Orbaceae bacterium lpD02:
- a CDS encoding tRNA/rRNA methyltransferase: MSDNEQPDNKVKPTVFYTQKSQEDASTRERGKREADKFKSNGRSSYGKPSSDRPRSEKPRSESRRSNDSRVETFGSSSYGKPSSDRPRSEKPRSESRRSNDSRVETFGSSSYGKPSSDRPRSEKPHSESRRSNDSRVETFGSSSYGKPSSDRPRSEKSHSENNRANERHTEKFKPRDKSAADGSDSPWKNRFQNTEQLPTFDTESKSPVDRERIKRQRKEEILIYSENSCKAVFNHRPDSIIKAFLLQDKTYEFKALVAYLVKHRLGYNVITDEEMTKIAQTPHHGGICLIVKKRQAQLVSDYLSKSTALEQDCVLAIDDINNPHNLGGIVRTAAFFNVNGLLLRQPDLLENGAALRVSEGGAETITPIKSDDLLASIDHFKQQGYQIIALLPCKVNSINAETLATAKMSSKVVFIIFQQINIPLASLADKVIYVSGSESMSALNISVLTGIVLAKWQEKTSKM; the protein is encoded by the coding sequence ATGAGTGACAATGAGCAACCCGATAATAAAGTAAAACCAACGGTTTTTTATACTCAAAAATCGCAAGAAGATGCATCAACACGCGAGCGAGGAAAACGGGAAGCGGATAAGTTTAAATCAAATGGACGCAGCAGTTATGGCAAGCCCTCATCTGATAGACCGCGCTCAGAAAAGCCTCGCTCAGAGAGTCGCCGCTCAAATGATAGCAGAGTTGAGACATTTGGCAGCAGCAGTTATGGCAAGCCCTCATCTGATAGACCGCGCTCAGAAAAGCCTCGCTCAGAGAGTCGCCGCTCAAATGATAGCAGAGTTGAGACATTTGGCAGCAGCAGTTATGGCAAGCCCTCATCTGATAGACCGCGCTCAGAAAAGCCTCATTCAGAGAGTCGCCGCTCAAATGATAGCAGAGTTGAGACATTTGGCAGCAGCAGTTATGGCAAGCCCTCATCTGATAGACCGCGTTCAGAAAAATCTCATTCCGAGAATAATCGCGCAAACGAACGCCACACTGAAAAATTTAAACCTCGAGATAAAAGTGCGGCAGACGGGAGTGATTCACCTTGGAAAAATCGATTTCAAAATACTGAGCAATTACCCACTTTTGACACTGAAAGCAAATCACCAGTTGATCGTGAGCGAATAAAGCGGCAGCGTAAAGAGGAAATATTAATTTATAGTGAAAATAGCTGTAAAGCAGTATTTAATCATCGTCCGGATTCAATTATTAAAGCCTTTTTATTGCAAGATAAAACCTATGAATTCAAAGCGCTAGTGGCATATTTAGTAAAACACCGATTAGGCTATAATGTTATTACTGATGAAGAAATGACTAAAATAGCTCAAACCCCACATCATGGTGGTATTTGCTTAATTGTGAAAAAGCGTCAAGCGCAGCTTGTTAGCGATTACTTATCAAAATCAACCGCATTAGAACAAGATTGTGTGCTGGCTATTGACGATATTAATAATCCGCATAATTTGGGCGGAATAGTTAGAACAGCCGCATTTTTTAATGTAAATGGTTTGCTCTTACGTCAACCTGATTTATTAGAAAATGGCGCAGCGCTTCGGGTTTCTGAAGGTGGGGCTGAAACAATAACACCAATTAAATCAGATGATTTGCTGGCCTCAATAGATCATTTTAAACAGCAAGGTTACCAAATTATTGCTTTATTGCCATGTAAAGTGAACTCAATTAACGCTGAAACTTTGGCTACAGCGAAAATGAGTTCAAAAGTTGTCTTCATTATTTTTCAACAAATCAATATTCCGCTCGCGAGTCTTGCCGATAAGGTTATTTATGTATCTGGTAGTGAGTCTATGTCAGCACTTAATATATCAGTATTAACTGGTATTGTACTGGCTAAGTGGCAAGAGAAAACCAGTAAAATGTAA
- the nusB gene encoding transcription antitermination factor NusB: MSSTTNPRRRARECAVQAIYSWQVSKNDLSDVEVSFMAEQDMKGVDKKYFRELLNGVALNTADLDNKMVSYLNERSLDELGQIERAILRIAVYELLKREDVPYKVVINEAIDLTKTFGAEDSHKFINGVLDKVAPTIRTR; the protein is encoded by the coding sequence GTGAGCTCAACAACAAATCCAAGACGTAGAGCTCGAGAGTGCGCGGTACAAGCCATTTACTCTTGGCAGGTTTCTAAAAATGATCTTTCCGATGTTGAAGTCAGCTTTATGGCAGAGCAAGACATGAAAGGTGTGGATAAAAAATATTTTCGAGAACTATTAAACGGTGTCGCGCTTAATACTGCAGATCTTGATAATAAAATGGTCTCATACCTAAATGAACGCTCATTAGATGAGCTAGGTCAAATTGAGAGAGCCATTTTACGTATCGCTGTTTATGAGTTATTAAAACGTGAAGATGTTCCTTATAAAGTTGTTATTAATGAGGCTATTGATTTAACAAAAACATTTGGAGCAGAAGATAGCCATAAATTCATTAATGGCGTACTTGATAAAGTCGCACCAACAATTAGAACTAGGTAA
- the ribE gene encoding 6,7-dimethyl-8-ribityllumazine synthase translates to MQTIEGQVAAPKAKIAIIMARFNHFINDSLVEGAVDALKRVGQVDDKNITVIKVPGAYEIPLAAKAAAQSKKYDAIVALGTVIRGSTAHFDYVAGESSSGLLSVSLEHSIPIGFGILTTENIEQAIERAGTKAGNKGAEAALTVLEMLNTLKAIKG, encoded by the coding sequence ATGCAAACTATCGAAGGTCAAGTCGCCGCACCTAAAGCCAAAATTGCTATTATTATGGCGCGTTTTAACCATTTCATTAATGACAGCTTAGTTGAAGGTGCAGTTGATGCCTTAAAACGTGTTGGGCAAGTTGATGATAAAAATATTACTGTTATCAAGGTTCCTGGTGCGTATGAAATTCCTTTGGCAGCTAAAGCAGCAGCACAAAGTAAAAAATATGATGCTATTGTTGCGTTAGGTACGGTTATTCGAGGCAGTACTGCTCATTTTGACTATGTGGCTGGGGAATCAAGCTCTGGATTATTATCGGTCTCTTTAGAGCATTCAATTCCTATTGGCTTTGGCATTTTAACTACCGAAAATATTGAGCAAGCGATTGAACGAGCAGGAACTAAAGCGGGTAACAAGGGTGCAGAAGCCGCGCTAACGGTGCTAGAAATGTTAAATACCTTAAAAGCCATTAAGGGGTAA
- the trmJ gene encoding tRNA (cytosine(32)/uridine(32)-2'-O)-methyltransferase TrmJ, whose amino-acid sequence MSLLDNIKIVLIETSHTGNMGSAARAMKTMGLTKLCLVNPIVKPDSQSISLAAGASDIVKQAQIVDSLNDAIADCQLVIGTSARSRHLQWPHLESFQSGDKIIEEAVLGHQIALIFGRERVGLTNEELQKCHYHVSIPANSQYSSLNLAMSVQVLCYEIRMAMLRLENNPSIVNESIDYPKDGDIERFYHHLEQTLLQTGFIHPSHPGQIMGRLRRLFTRARIEQQELNILRGILTSIDKTMR is encoded by the coding sequence ATGTCATTACTCGATAATATTAAAATTGTATTAATTGAAACATCTCACACTGGTAATATGGGATCGGCTGCAAGAGCTATGAAAACGATGGGATTAACCAAGCTATGCTTAGTCAACCCGATTGTAAAGCCTGATTCACAATCAATATCACTTGCCGCTGGGGCAAGTGATATTGTCAAACAAGCTCAAATCGTTGACTCTCTAAATGATGCGATTGCGGATTGTCAGCTCGTCATTGGTACCAGCGCGCGCTCGCGTCACTTACAATGGCCTCACCTAGAATCTTTTCAAAGTGGGGATAAAATTATTGAAGAGGCGGTTTTAGGTCATCAAATTGCTTTAATATTTGGACGAGAGCGAGTAGGACTTACCAATGAAGAACTACAAAAATGTCATTATCATGTCTCTATCCCCGCTAATTCTCAATACAGCTCACTAAACTTAGCGATGTCAGTTCAAGTATTATGCTACGAAATCCGTATGGCTATGTTAAGACTAGAGAATAATCCGTCTATAGTAAACGAATCAATCGACTATCCAAAAGATGGCGATATTGAGCGCTTTTACCATCATTTAGAGCAAACTTTATTGCAAACAGGTTTTATTCACCCTAGTCATCCAGGACAAATAATGGGTAGATTAAGGCGATTGTTCACTCGAGCGCGCATTGAGCAACAAGAATTAAATATTTTGCGTGGTATTTTGACATCGATTGATAAAACGATGAGATAA
- the suhB gene encoding inositol-1-monophosphatase has product MHPMLNITIRAARKAGNVIIKSYENPASVKVDNKGENDFVTNVDKAAESLIIETIKKAYPDHTIIAKESGITKGSDDDVQWIIDPIDGATNLIKGIPHCCISIAVRLKGKTEVAVVYNPMANELFTATRGQGAQLNGYRIRVNNVKDLENTVLAIGFPYKQKQYSDSYFNVLQKLFTKCADFRRTGSAALDLSYIAAGRIDGLFEIGLKPWNIAAGELILREAGGILTDFAGGNNYMASGNVVAGSPKVVKDFITLTLNDWPDRLKC; this is encoded by the coding sequence ATGCATCCGATGCTAAATATCACTATTCGTGCTGCCCGTAAGGCAGGTAACGTCATTATTAAATCTTATGAAAATCCAGCTTCTGTCAAAGTTGATAACAAAGGTGAGAATGACTTTGTAACGAATGTAGACAAAGCCGCTGAATCACTAATTATCGAAACAATAAAAAAAGCCTATCCAGATCATACTATTATAGCTAAAGAAAGTGGTATAACCAAAGGTAGTGATGACGATGTACAATGGATTATTGACCCAATTGATGGTGCAACCAACTTAATTAAAGGTATTCCTCACTGCTGTATTTCAATCGCGGTCCGTCTCAAAGGCAAAACCGAAGTCGCTGTCGTTTATAACCCAATGGCAAATGAGTTATTTACGGCAACAAGAGGACAAGGTGCGCAACTTAATGGTTACCGTATTCGAGTAAATAACGTCAAAGATCTAGAAAATACAGTTTTAGCTATTGGTTTTCCTTATAAACAAAAGCAGTATAGCGATAGCTATTTCAATGTATTACAAAAACTATTTACTAAGTGTGCTGATTTTCGTCGTACGGGATCTGCTGCATTGGATTTGTCTTACATTGCAGCAGGGCGAATTGATGGATTGTTTGAAATTGGTTTGAAGCCTTGGAACATCGCTGCGGGTGAACTAATACTACGCGAAGCTGGCGGAATTTTGACTGATTTTGCTGGCGGTAACAACTACATGGCTTCTGGCAATGTAGTTGCTGGCTCGCCGAAAGTCGTTAAGGATTTTATTACCTTAACACTAAATGATTGGCCTGATCGTTTAAAATGCTAG
- the miaE gene encoding tRNA isopentenyl-2-thiomethyl-A-37 hydroxylase MiaE, translated as MNLSAYQSLLEPIDAFLHCPTPSLWIDEAKKAENLSILLIDHMICELKAAQTAAWLVRKYAIDKKSSEILLNWLQPYENLIYYKGGDFHQLLSRHHDISKQLVLRPDCPYAEELVDKMVTLIKEELHHFYQVFDIMSQRNIKYQSITASRYAKGLMQQVRTYEPATLVDKLICGAYIEARSCERFAKLVPYVDEKLANFYISLLRSEARHYQDYLKLAQKISHTGIDDRVKLIGQVEAELISREDCEFRFHSGVPSR; from the coding sequence ATGAATTTATCTGCATATCAGTCATTGCTTGAACCGATTGATGCTTTTTTGCATTGCCCAACTCCCTCGTTATGGATAGACGAAGCTAAAAAAGCTGAAAATTTATCAATTTTATTAATTGATCATATGATTTGCGAGCTAAAAGCCGCACAAACCGCGGCTTGGCTAGTTCGTAAATACGCGATTGATAAAAAAAGTAGCGAGATTTTGCTAAATTGGTTACAACCGTATGAGAATTTAATCTACTATAAAGGTGGGGATTTTCATCAATTACTTAGTCGCCATCACGATATCTCCAAGCAACTCGTCCTTCGCCCAGATTGTCCTTATGCCGAGGAGTTAGTCGATAAAATGGTCACGCTAATTAAAGAAGAGTTACATCATTTTTATCAGGTATTCGATATTATGAGTCAGCGTAATATTAAATACCAAAGTATCACGGCAAGCCGTTACGCTAAGGGATTGATGCAGCAAGTTAGAACATATGAGCCAGCAACATTAGTCGATAAATTAATTTGTGGCGCTTATATTGAAGCAAGGTCATGTGAACGATTTGCTAAATTAGTGCCTTATGTTGATGAGAAACTTGCCAATTTTTATATTTCATTATTGCGTTCAGAGGCAAGGCATTATCAAGATTACCTTAAATTGGCACAAAAAATTAGTCATACTGGAATTGATGATAGGGTTAAATTAATTGGTCAAGTAGAAGCAGAGCTAATTAGCCGTGAAGATTGTGAGTTTCGTTTCCATAGTGGTGTGCCATCGAGATAA
- the galU gene encoding UTP--glucose-1-phosphate uridylyltransferase GalU has protein sequence MFSNFELSVKGKVTKAVIPVAGLGTRMLPATKVIPKEMLPVVDKPLIQYVVKECIAAGITEIIFVTHSSKNSIENHFDTSFELEAMLEARVKRQLLQEVQSILPKHVTISSVRQGLAKGLGHAVLCAYPLVGNEPFAVVLPDVIIDEYESNLDRDNLKAMIDNYHETKRSQIMVEPVEQALVSSYGIVDCHGEELLAGNTAQMYGVVEKPSQQDAPSNQSIVGRYVLSEKIWPLLAKTPTGAGDEIQLTDAIGMLLNYEAIDAYCIKGQSHDCGNKLGYVQTFVQYAMRHQSLGKDVTKWLKGLKL, from the coding sequence ATGTTTTCAAATTTTGAACTTTCAGTAAAAGGTAAAGTTACCAAAGCGGTTATTCCTGTTGCAGGGCTTGGAACTCGAATGCTACCTGCAACTAAAGTAATCCCTAAAGAGATGCTGCCAGTAGTGGATAAGCCGCTGATTCAATATGTGGTGAAAGAGTGTATTGCTGCTGGGATAACTGAAATCATTTTTGTTACCCATTCATCAAAAAATTCGATTGAAAACCATTTTGATACTAGCTTTGAATTAGAAGCGATGTTAGAGGCTCGTGTAAAGCGGCAACTTCTGCAAGAAGTGCAATCTATCTTACCTAAACATGTCACGATTAGTAGTGTGAGACAAGGACTAGCCAAAGGGCTCGGGCATGCGGTTTTATGTGCTTATCCTTTAGTTGGTAACGAGCCTTTTGCGGTTGTGTTACCAGATGTGATTATTGATGAGTATGAAAGTAATTTAGACCGAGATAACCTTAAAGCGATGATAGATAACTATCATGAAACAAAGCGTAGCCAAATTATGGTTGAGCCAGTTGAGCAAGCACTTGTTTCATCGTATGGTATTGTTGATTGCCATGGCGAAGAATTATTAGCTGGCAATACTGCTCAAATGTATGGGGTAGTTGAAAAACCTTCACAGCAAGACGCACCATCAAATCAATCGATTGTTGGGCGTTATGTATTGTCAGAAAAAATTTGGCCACTACTTGCTAAAACGCCTACGGGAGCAGGCGATGAAATTCAACTAACCGATGCCATTGGTATGTTACTTAATTACGAAGCGATTGATGCCTATTGCATTAAAGGACAGAGTCATGATTGCGGTAATAAACTTGGTTATGTTCAAACGTTTGTCCAATATGCGATGAGGCATCAATCATTAGGTAAAGATGTGACAAAATGGCTAAAAGGCTTAAAATTGTAA
- a CDS encoding amino acid aminotransferase, with protein sequence MFEKVESYAGDPILSLVADFNNDNRENKVNLSIGYYYDEQGVVPRLNCVKKATDYLYQTNHGASLYLPMSGLPSYCSAIQTLLFGAESSSVKARRIATIQTLGGSGALKVGADFLFRYFPSSQVWVSDPTWDNHVAIFNGAGFTVNYYPYFDQKTGGVNFDGMLQTISQLPVKSIVLLHPCCHNPTGADLTNEQWDKVISVLKEKDLIPFMDIAYQGFGKGIDDDAYAIRALAASGLCGLVGNSFSKTFSLYGERVGGLSVLCEDKQAASRVLGQLQFTVRRNYSSPANTGAQIVSYVLNQPELNAIWVNEVNTMRERIAHMRLTLVDTLKQLEPDRDLSFLLQQQGMFSYTGFTKQQVERLKTEFGVYLIGSGRMCVAGLSNNNVYQVAKAFASL encoded by the coding sequence ATGTTTGAAAAAGTCGAATCCTATGCAGGTGATCCAATCCTCTCTTTAGTTGCTGATTTTAATAATGATAATCGAGAAAATAAAGTTAATTTGAGTATTGGTTATTATTATGATGAGCAGGGTGTTGTACCAAGATTAAACTGTGTAAAAAAAGCGACCGACTATCTTTACCAAACTAATCATGGCGCATCACTTTATTTGCCAATGAGTGGATTACCTTCTTATTGCTCGGCGATTCAAACACTACTTTTTGGCGCTGAAAGTTCATCGGTTAAAGCTCGGCGTATTGCAACAATTCAAACTTTAGGTGGTTCAGGAGCTTTAAAAGTTGGCGCAGATTTTTTATTTCGCTATTTCCCTTCTTCACAAGTTTGGGTAAGTGATCCAACTTGGGATAATCATGTCGCCATATTTAATGGCGCCGGTTTTACGGTCAATTATTACCCCTATTTTGATCAGAAAACGGGAGGGGTTAACTTTGACGGTATGTTACAAACGATAAGCCAGTTACCGGTAAAAAGTATTGTGCTTTTACACCCTTGCTGCCACAACCCGACAGGCGCAGATTTGACTAATGAGCAATGGGATAAAGTGATTTCAGTACTAAAAGAAAAAGATCTGATTCCATTTATGGATATTGCCTATCAAGGTTTTGGTAAAGGTATTGATGATGATGCTTATGCTATTCGCGCTTTAGCTGCGTCAGGGCTATGTGGTCTAGTGGGCAATTCTTTCTCTAAAACATTTTCACTTTATGGCGAACGTGTAGGTGGATTATCGGTACTTTGTGAAGACAAGCAGGCCGCTTCGCGAGTGTTAGGGCAATTACAATTTACCGTCAGACGTAACTACTCAAGCCCTGCTAATACGGGTGCTCAAATTGTTTCTTACGTGCTTAATCAACCAGAATTAAATGCTATTTGGGTAAACGAAGTTAATACTATGCGCGAGCGTATTGCACACATGCGATTAACCTTAGTGGACACATTAAAACAGTTAGAGCCAGATCGTGATTTGAGTTTTTTACTACAGCAACAAGGAATGTTTAGTTATACCGGTTTTACTAAACAACAAGTAGAAAGATTAAAAACAGAGTTTGGTGTTTATCTGATTGGCAGTGGTCGAATGTGTGTGGCTGGGTTGAGCAATAATAATGTTTATCAAGTTGCCAAGGCATTTGCCTCTTTATAA
- the murP gene encoding PTS N-acetylmuramic acid transporter subunit IIBC, which yields MSKINQEMINKIIAAVGGSNNIARNGNCMTRLRLGLHDRNLADHSKIKQIDGVMGVIDGDDQLQIILGPGKAQKAKELMDIALQNNDIVPDEQSQQTLDEIAKTQKSQLKSKQNSMIQGFFAKFATIFTPLIPGFIAAGLLLGIATVLEQQFVLGVEGHSLILVDIINYTKVFSKGLFTFLGILVGYNAQQAFGGSGVNGAILASLFILTYNSTGTVGYYSGMQDFFGFAIDARGNIIGILIATILGAKVERLVRRFVPDNFDMLLTSTITLLIMGAVTYLAIMPMGAYLFDGMSFLFKHLNSNPIGAAILAGLFLIAVMFGIHQGFVPVYIALVADQGFNSLFPILAMAGGGQVGAALALFVRSPKGSLLRKQISGAIIPGFLGIGEPLIYGVTLPRIKPFITACIGGAAGGFFIGLVAMLGLPMGLNSVFGPSGIIAIPFMTSYEGALPAMLVYFVGLMITYVAGFIITYCCGCKNVDLS from the coding sequence ATGTCAAAAATCAACCAAGAAATGATTAATAAGATTATTGCTGCTGTCGGCGGCAGTAACAATATTGCCCGCAATGGCAATTGTATGACACGTTTACGCTTAGGGTTGCACGATCGCAACCTTGCAGATCACAGTAAAATCAAACAAATTGATGGTGTGATGGGTGTTATTGATGGTGATGATCAACTGCAAATAATTTTAGGTCCGGGCAAAGCGCAAAAAGCGAAAGAGCTAATGGATATCGCACTACAAAACAATGATATTGTGCCCGATGAGCAGTCCCAGCAAACTTTAGATGAGATAGCCAAAACGCAAAAAAGCCAACTAAAATCGAAACAAAATAGCATGATCCAAGGTTTTTTTGCTAAGTTTGCGACGATTTTCACGCCCTTAATCCCCGGTTTTATTGCCGCCGGCTTATTACTTGGCATTGCGACCGTACTTGAGCAGCAATTTGTCTTAGGTGTTGAGGGGCATAGCCTGATTTTGGTTGATATTATTAACTATACCAAGGTTTTTAGTAAGGGGTTATTTACTTTTCTAGGTATTTTAGTTGGTTATAATGCTCAACAAGCTTTTGGTGGCTCAGGGGTCAATGGTGCTATTTTAGCTTCACTTTTTATCTTAACGTATAATAGCACGGGTACTGTTGGTTATTACTCCGGCATGCAGGACTTTTTTGGTTTTGCTATTGATGCGCGTGGTAATATTATTGGCATTTTGATTGCGACGATTTTAGGCGCTAAAGTTGAGCGATTGGTTCGTCGCTTTGTACCGGATAATTTTGACATGCTACTTACTTCAACAATCACTCTATTGATTATGGGGGCAGTAACATACTTAGCGATTATGCCAATGGGCGCTTATTTATTTGATGGAATGTCATTTTTATTTAAACATCTAAATAGCAATCCTATTGGTGCGGCAATATTGGCTGGCTTATTTTTAATTGCGGTTATGTTTGGTATTCATCAAGGCTTTGTACCCGTATATATTGCATTAGTTGCCGATCAAGGATTTAACTCCTTGTTCCCGATACTTGCAATGGCAGGAGGTGGTCAAGTTGGTGCTGCGCTGGCATTATTTGTTCGCTCGCCGAAGGGTAGCTTATTACGTAAACAGATCAGTGGCGCTATTATCCCTGGCTTTTTAGGTATCGGTGAACCGTTAATTTATGGTGTGACACTGCCGCGTATTAAGCCCTTTATTACCGCTTGTATTGGTGGTGCAGCAGGGGGATTTTTTATTGGCCTAGTCGCCATGCTAGGTTTGCCGATGGGATTGAATTCAGTTTTTGGACCTTCTGGTATTATCGCGATTCCTTTTATGACATCATATGAGGGTGCTCTTCCAGCTATGTTGGTCTATTTTGTTGGCTTAATGATCACTTATGTCGCTGGTTTTATTATTACTTATTGTTGTGGTTGTAAAAACGTTGACTTGAGTTAG